Genomic segment of Novipirellula artificiosorum:
CGGTCGCGGCGGTGTTCGTGCCGTCGCTGACGGATAAGGTCAGTGTGAATGAGGTGTCGTTTTCATAATCAATCGCGGCGGCATTGGCGACGGTGATCTGTCCGCTGCCAGAATCGATGGCGAAGGCACCGCCGGTGTTTCCGGCGGTAATCGTCCAGGCCGAGAATGTTGTCGCGGCGTCATCATCCGACGCCGTCACGGTTCCGACCACCGTGGTGTTGCCAGCGGTTTCACTAACCAAAAACGTCTGTGACGGATCGATCACGGGGGTGTTGTCGTTCTCGGCTTGGACGTTAACCAGGACGGTTTCGGTCGCCGCGGTGTTCGTGCCGTCGCTGACGGTGAGGGTCAGCGTGAACGTGGTGTCGTTTTCATAATCGATCGCCGCGGCATTGGCGACCGTGATCTGTCCGCTGCTGGAATCGATGGCGAAGGCACCGCCGGTGTTGCCAGCGGTAATCGTCCAGGCCGAGAACGTTGTCCCCGTGTCATCATCGGACGCCGTTACCGTTCCGACGACCGTGGTGTTGCCTGCCGTTTCGCTAACCGAAAACGTTTGCGACGGATCGATCACGGGGGTGTTGTCGTTCTCGGCTTGGACGTTAACCAGGACGGTTTCGGTCGCCGCGGTGTTCGTGCCGTCGCTGACGGTGAGGGTCAGCGTGAACGTGGTGTCGTTTTCATAATCGATCGCCGCGGCATTGGCGACCGTGATCTGCCCGCTGCTGGAATCGATGGCGAAGGCACCGCCGGTGTTTCCAGCGGTAATTGCCCAGGCCGAGAATGTTGTCGCCGCGTCATCATCCGACGCCGTCACGGTTCCGACGACCGTGGTGTTGCCTGCCGTTTCGCTAACCGAAAACGTTTGCGACGGATCGATCACAGGGGTGTTGTCGTTCTCGGCTTGGACGTTAACCAAGACGGTTTCGGTCGCGGAGGTATTCGCGCCGTCGCTGACGGTGAGGGTCAGCGTGAACGTGGTGTCGTTTTCATAATCGATCGCCGCGGCATTGGCGACCGTGATCTGTCCGCTGCTGGAATCGATGGCGAAGGCACCGCCAGTGTTTCCAGCGGTAATCGCCCAGGCCGAGAACGTTGTCCCCGCGTCATCATCGGACGCCGTCACGGTTCCGACGACCGTGGTGTTGCCTGCCGTTTCGCTAACCGAAAACGTTTGCGACGGATCGATCACAGGGGTGTTGTCGTTCTCGGCTTGGACGTTAACCAGGACGGTTTCGGTCGCCGAGGTGTTCCCGCCATCGCTGACGGTGAGCGTCAATGTGAACGTGGTGTCGTTTTCATAATCAATCGCGGCGGCGTTGGCGACCGTGATCTGTCCGCTGCTGGAATCGATGGCGAAGGCACCGCCGGTGTTTCCAGCGGTAATCGTCCAGGCCGAGAATGTTGTCGCGGCGTCATCATCGGACGCCGTTACCGTTCCGACGACCGTGGTGTTGCCGGCGTTTTCGCTAACCGAAAACGTTTGCGACGGATCGATCACGGGGGTGTTGTCATTCTCGGCTTGGACGTTGACCAAGACGGTTTCGGTCGCCGCGATATTCGCACCGTCGGTGACGGTCAAGGTCAGCGTGAACGTGGTGTCGTTTTCATAATCGATCGCCGCGGCGTTGGCGACCGTGATCTGTCCGCTGCCGGAATCGATGGCGAAGGCGCCGCCGGTGTTGCCAGCGGTAATCGTCCAGGCCGAGAATGTTGTCAAGGCGTCATCATCGGACGCCGTCACCGTTCCGACGACCGTGGTGTTGCCGGCGGTTTCGCTAACTGAGAACGTCTGCGACGGATCGATCACGGGGGTGTTGTCGTTCAGATCGTTGACGTTGATCGTCAACGCTTCGTCAAAAGCATTGCCAGCGGAGTCGGTCACGCGGACGGTGACGGAATAGGAACTCTTGGATTCGTAGTCCAAGAAACCATCCATCAGCACGAGTTGATCGCCTGACCCACCGATCGAAAACTTGGTCTGGTCTGCACCACTGACGATGGACCAAGTGAAGGTGTCGCCAGCGTCCGCGTCCGTTGCCAACAGCGTTCCTACACTCACGCCAAGTGTCGTGTCGGTATTTTCGTCTGGCGTCGTAGCCGCGAGCGCAATGTCGGTTGGAGTTGCATTCACTACTGTATAGAAGAGCTGCAATTCGGGCGGAGCCACTCCTTCGCGGCTGGAGTACGTGTAGCTTTCCGTACCGGTCTCGGAGCAGCCAACGATCAAGCCGTTGTTTGTCGTCGTGCCATCGTACCAATCCTGAACCAAGGCTGTGATATCCCAGCCATGTTGTCCGGTGCCGGTGGCGTTGAAGGTCGCGACGGCGGTTGAGTTATAGGTTCCCCCATTCCACGCCACACCGCTGGCACGGTCATTCCAACTCGGGAACCCGCTGGTACCGTTCTGGCCGCCTTCCACCCAAGACTCCGTGACCTCGTAAACGCTGACGTCAAAGGCGGATGCGCCTGCAGTGGCCTGCATCGTCAAGGTCGCACCGGTGATCGTTGCACCGACGGGAATGCTGCTCAAATCAAACCGAAGCAGCGCACGGCTGTCACCAATGTCGCCACCCGATTTGTCAACAATTAGCGTCGTCGAGGTACCGTAATTGAATCCGCTGTTGTCTTTATTAAGGTAAGTGTCAGCGACTGGATTGAGGGTGATGGACGGGGCCTCGAATATGTCATTGATGTCAATCGTGTAGGACTCGAAGTCCTCCGGATCACCAGGGATAGTCGCGTCATCGATATTGACCGTGACGTCCAAGTAGGGATTGGTTTCAAAATCGAGACTCACGCCCGATTGAAGTCGCAGCTCATTGCCGACGATCTCGAACATCCCTACGTCGACCCCCGTCAATGACAGCGTTCCGGTTCCCAACGCGTCGTCGGTGACTGAGATCGTTGCGACGGTTGTGTAAGAACTCGTGTCAGCGTCCTCATCCAATTGCGTCACCACCGGCGTGATGGCGACGGTTGGCGCCTCATTCACATCGCTCACGTCAACCGTGATCGTTTCGTTGTACGAGTTGTTGGCTGAGTCGGCGACTTGTACGCTGACGGTGTACGTGGACTTGGTTTCAAAGTCCAAAACGCCATCATCAAGCGTCAATTCGCCCGTCGCTGCGTTCAGCGTGAACAACGCACCGTCGCCACCAGCCAGCTTTGACCAAGTAAACGTCTCGCCTGAATCGGGATCGGTCGCCGACAGATTGCCGAATGAATGTCCGCCGGAAGTATCGGTGTTTTCATCAACCGACAACGAGTTGGGCGTGACATCGGTCGGCGCTGAGTTCGTTGGGAGTGAATAACTGATTACGAGTTGTGGCCCATTCGCTCCGCCTTCGGCGCTGGTAAATCGAAGTTCCGGGACAGGTGTTCCACCAAGTCCAGCACCCAAGTGTCCATCCAGAGCAATGCCGTAGTTCTGCGAGGGTGTATCAACCCACGTCTGAACGAGCGATTCTAAATCGGTGATTTCACGCCAGTCGTTGACCACTTCCGTTCCTGAACCAGAAAAGCCGTCTGGGTCGGCTTCGTCCCAGCCAGTACCAACCTCTGAGCTGAGCTGGCCGCCGGGTGTCGTCCAGCTGTTGGTTCCGTCGCGTGAGACCCATGTTGCCTGACCGACCGTCCAGTCTTCCAGCACCTGATGCGCCCTGACTTCGACACCGGAGGAAAACGTCGCTTTGTGATCCCAGTCCTCGAGATAGACTCGCAACGTTGCCGAGTCGATGGTCGCTCCAACTGGAATGCTGGAGAGATCGAATTGCATGATGGGAAGGTGATCATAACCGTTAGGCCCGGTGCTTGGATCGCTGCCCAGCACCAGGGTGGCTTGGCTGTCGTGGTTTGTACTCTGATTGACGTTGTCTAGCCAGGTATCGGCGGTTGCCGTTAGGGTGACGAGACCAGCTTCATACGCTCCGATATCGGGAGAATCGAAACGGGCGACGCCTCGTTGGTCCGTCGATGGCGCACCACTGGATGTCCCCGCGTTGTACGCTGGGCTCGTCGTGGTAATGGCATGCGTTTTGGCGAAGCCACCATTATTGGCCAGCGGGGCGAGCATCGCATCGATCGGTGAACCCAGCGTGCCGACTTGGTTCCCATTGACTCCATCAACCATATCGGATTGGCCGGTTCCGTCACCGATCAAGTTGTTGCCGCTGTCGATGAATTGGCCGTCCGCATCGTTGTTGGCGGAAGTGGCCGTGTTCTGGGCGATGATGGTGTTCTTTAGGTCGACTTGGTTCCCCGGTCCGAATGTGCGGATTCCCCCACCGGTATCGGCTTCATTGTCGGTGACGGTACCGTTGATGATTGCAACGTCGTCTCGGGTATAGAGTCCGCCACCGGAGGACTGAGCTGTATTGCCGCTGATCGTGACGTTGGTCATCGTCAGGAAACCAGCAGCAACATAGTTGTTGTAAATTCCGCCGCCGGAATCCGCGCCATTGTCGCTGATCGTGACACGTTCAATCGTAGCCTTGTTGGCGTTGTACAACCCGCCGCCGTTAATCGTTGATCCAACCCCACCGTTTTGCTCGATGACGACATCGGTTAGCGTGATCGTACCATCATTGTAGATACCGGCCCCGTTGGAGCCACCGTTATCGGTCACGATGACGTTTTGTAAAGTCAATTCAGCATCGCTGGTGGCAACACGAATGCCACCACCGTCTCCGCTGATTACACCGGCGGTCACCGTCAGATTCGTCATCGTCAAATGCGCACTGTGAACATCGAAGACCCGGTCATTGTACTGACCATCGATCGTTGTCAAATCGGCTCCGGCACCCTGGATCGTCACGTCGACACTGATATCCAAGTCACCAAGATTGCCACCATCTTCGCTTGCGCCCGTGCGCGTCAGTTCGTACGCACCTGCCGAAAGCACGATCGTGTCGCCCGCGGTGGCACTCAAGATCGCTTCTCTTAGCGACGTCAGCCCATCGCCTGCGTTGACAAGATCGGAAACGGTATCCACCGTGATGGTGCTTAGCTTGCCACGCCAATTTGCTTGGGCGGTTTCGCTGATCGCTGCCTGGGACTCAATCGCTCCCGTCGAGAATTCGAGTTCCCAGTCCCCGCCAAACGCGGCATGCCCGGTGTCATCGTCGCTCGCTGCTACATCGGCTCCCGACAGCGTCGCGAGGGACTCGATTAGCATCCGGCCATCCTCGGTCGCGGCCAAATCGCAACCATAAAGCAAGAGGTCGCTTTCGCTCTGCAGCGATGTTTGCCATGACGCGATCTGCCCGGCGTATCCATCGAGGTTCGATGCGCTAATCCATGTGCTCCCCAGTTTGATTGCACCGTCCTCGGCATGAGAAACCAGGTGCAACGATGAGATTCCCGTTCGGCTTTCGAGGATCTCGGTGATCTGGTCAATGCCGTCGCGTTGCTGATCCAGCACAAAAACGTCAAGGTCCCGGTCGGAGTCTCGGAAATCATCGAGCAGTTTTTGAAGATCGGAGATCGCTGAATCGACGATCACCAGTTCGCTGGCTTGGTGAATGGTTGCCTGCGCCGCCGACTCTGGGGCTGCTGCCGAGGGGTCCTGCGTCGCGACCGGTTGCAGTTCAGCGACCATCACGGCCGAATCGTCGGCATTCGTGGCCGCAACCACATCGATGGGAGCAGCGCTGAACAAAATCCGCGGCTCCAGTTCCGTTAACGCGGCGGAGCGTTCCCATTGCCCCGGTCCATGGCGGCGTTGGGCAGCACGACCGATCTTGGTCGCCGTTTCGTCGAGCGCCAACAGCGTGTGCTGCCAGAAATCGCTGATCAGGTTGCCGAAAGCCATAGACCGTGACATAGAAATGGTATTGGGAAAGAAGGCGCAGAATCATCCATGTGAACCCTAGCCGATGAATCGTCACCGAGCCGAAAGGGAAGGATGCGCAAGCTAGGTATTTTAGGTCGCGTGTTTTTTTTGGGGGGCACTGCGCAGGTTGTATCGAGTAAATGTTCACGTGTGATCAAGGATTTCCAAGAATGATTCTGTACATCCTGTCTCGGTTATGCCGATTGTCACTGTTAGGCGTGTCCCCGTTGCGGAACCGCGTAACCACGGATGCATGATTCAGGAACAAGTGCAACACTCTGGCAGGATCACGACCGAGACCCCCACACCGAGGCGTACCCGCGGTACGCGAGGCAGTGCTGCGCGGTCCTTGCGAAGACGCTTTGCAATTGCCGGAATCCTCTGTGGCGTCAGCGTCTTTTCGTTGTCCGCCACAAGCTCGACGGCTTTGGCTCAAGATGGATTGATCGAATCCGTCAGCGATTCACGCTTGAATGCGATCCATGCGAACACCCACAACCATTTTTGGACGTCACTTGACCAATACCGAGCTCGTGCTTGGCAGCTTCCCGACGACCGATTGAGGGATTCGGCGGAAGTGACCCTCGCTGTACCGCTCGAGCCGATGTGGTGGGAAATGCCACTTGCCGGGTCGCTGGGACTCGCCGATCAAACGCAGCCGGTCGACATTGATTGGCTCATTTCCTTAGCCATTTCGAACTCACCCCATGTTCAGGCGGTGCTGACCGAGCCTGAGATTCGGCGGACGGAAATCGTCATCGCCGATGCCGAGTTCGATCCCTTAGCCTTTGTTGAATCCAAGTTCGCCGACACGAATGACCCGGTGGGCAGTGCGTTGACCACCGGTGACAACTCAACGCGGTACGTTGATGAGACGCTCAGCGGCGTGGGGGGCATTCACAGCAAGATGCGTGCGGGGGGGCAGTTTGAATTGTCGCAACGGGCAGGATACCAAGCGAACAACTCGACCTTCTTGATCCCCAATCCTCAGGGGACCACGCGGTTAGAATTCAGTTTTACGCAGCCGTTGATGAAAGATCGCGGAAAGGCATTCAACCAAACACGGATGATGTTGGCACGGCTCGATGTGCAACAAGCCTCGAGCGAAGTGCGTCAGAGCTTGGAACGACACCTCGTTGACGTTGCCGATGCCTATTGGAGCTTGTACCAAGCACGCGCCGAATGGCTGCAACGGAACCAGCTGCTTTCGTCCGCACAGCAGCTCCATGATGTGCTGCGTTCACGCCAGGGGATCGATTCGCACCAACGTCAGGTGTTGAGGGCGAATGTGGCGGTTGCCAGTCGACGGTCTGATTTGGTGCGTGCCGAAACGCGGATCCGCAATGCTCAGTCGCGGTTGAGGATGTTGACAGCCAGCCCAATGCTGATGCATGCCCATCTGCAGGAACTCGCTCCCCAGGACCACCCGTTCGTGTTGCCGTTAGAATTATCGGTTCGACAATCGGTGATCACGGCGCTAGAACAACGCGCGGACATCAACGAAGCGATTCGCCGTGTTCAAGCGATGTCGCTCCGCGTGGGTGCCGCGAAGAACCAGGTCCTGCCGAGGCTCGACTTGATCCTCAGCAGCTATGTCGCCGGACTCGATGGAAACCGCAGTTCCCTGCAGGCGTTTGAAAACCAGTTCAATGGCGGGCAACCAAGCTATGCGGCGGGTTTCTTGTTTGAGTTGCCGATTGCCAATCGGGCCAGCCGAGCCAGGTTGACTCGCAACCGTCTCGAAATGACCCGCGCGATGTACGAATTCCAGCAGGCGACCGAGGTCGCGTTTACGGAAGTCGAAATTGCAGCACGAGAGACCAGTACGGCCTATCAGGAGATGTTGGTCAAGAAACAATCGATTGACGTTCAAACGCAAGAAGTGGAGTACCTGCAACAACGATGGGAGTTATTGCCGGACCCCGAGGAATCCAGTGTGGTCTTGATTGACGATCTGTTGGATGCCCAGCAGCGGCTTGCGGATGAAGAGAGATCCTACGTGGATGCGCAAGTTGCCTATGCCATGTCGTGGGTACAGCTTCGCAGGGCCATGGGGATCCTGCTGCGGGTCGACGAATTGCCGACGCACGAAATCGACATTCCTTGTGGCATCTGGCAACCATCCGAAGAGTCGGACGTCGTGATCGAGGCAGCGGAGATGGCGTTACCATGAGTTCTCGAGTCTTTCCTCGCGGCGAACGTGCCAAGCAGGCTCGGTGCATCAGCGGTCGGCTCCATCGCCCAGATTGGATTCCGTCGCAGTTGCAAAGGACGAGGCAGCTTTCCGAAGCGCTTCGAGATTCGAGCGATGCGGAACTTGCCGAACAAACCGATCGCTTGAGACGAAGCGTCACAGCGACAAGCGAGGATGAACTGATTCCCCTCGCAGCTGCCTCCGTCGTCGAGGCGGTCCGTCGTGTCATGAACCTCGACCTTTTTGATGTTCAACTGCACGCAGGGCTCATCGTCGCCTGCGATGCCGTAGCCGAAATGCAGACGGGCGAAGGAAAGACGCTCTCGGGCATCTTTCCCACCTACTACAAGGCCATTCGGGGACGAGGCGTCCATGTGGTCATGCCGAACGAGTATCTCGCCAGCCGTGACTATGAATATTTGACTCCTGTTTTCCACCGACTGGCGACCACCACGGGGTTAATCGGCGACGATCGGTCACGCTCCGAGAACCGACAAGCCTATCGGGCGGATGTGACCTACGGTCCGGCACATACATTCGGCTTCGATTTCCTTCGTGACCAGGTTCTTGCCGATCGCTCGTCTCGCCGGCTTGGCGATCGCGTCTTTGAGATGCTTGAGCGTCCCTCGGAAAGCGAATTGCCTGTGCAGCGGGGACTCTATGCTGCGATCATCGATGAAGTGGATCATGTGTTGATTGACGACGCGGTTTCGCCTTTGCTGCTTAGTGCGCATCAGGGCGATCGTGCAGTCGATGCATCGATTCATCTTCGCGCGATCGACGTGGCGAAGGCCATGAATCCAATAGCGGACTTTTACGTCGATCGGACAACGCGTCAGGTCCATCTTTCCGATGCCGGCTACCATTCCGCCTACCGACATACGGAGATGGCCATCCATCCGAGGCTGGTACGTCCGTGGCATGAGTATGTCGTGCTGGCATTGCGCACAGCGCATCTGTACCACCGTGACGTCGAATACGTGGTTCATCAGGGAAAAGTGAAGATTGTCGATTCAGCAACCGGGCGTATTTTCGAAGACCGGTCATGGTCCGATGGGTTGCATCAAGCCGTCGAAGCGGCTGAGGGGCTTCCCATCACACCCGAGCGATACGCGGTGGCCCGGATCACGCGGCAACGCTTTTTTCGAGAATACGAGTGTCTCGCGGGGATGACGGGAACCGTGGATGGCTGTCAACATGAGTTTGCGACGGTTTACGGAGTACCGGTGATGACAGTACCGCTGCGAGTGAGTAGCCAGCGTCAACGGTTGGCGGACGCCGTTACCCCAACGTCCGATGCGAAGTGGCAGCAGATCGCCGAGGAAACCGAGCGTCTGTCCAAAGCGGGGCGACCGGTGTTGATTGGGACCTCGACCATTAGCGAGAGCCATGAAATTGCGGAGCATCTGAGTCAGCGTGGTTTGTCGTTTCATTTACTCAATGGCGTCCAAGATGCAGATGAGGCGTCGATCGTAGCACTCGCGGGTCGCTCAGGTGCGATAACGGTTGCGACCAACTTAGCTGGCCGAGGTACCGACATTACCCTGGACTCCGAAGCGGAACAGGCGGGAGGGTTGCATGTCATTGTCAGCCAACGCAACCCCTTGTCGCGAGTGGAACGGCAACTGATCGGTCGCTGCGCGCGATGCGGGGATCCAGGATCCGCGCGGGTCTACCTTTCGGCTGAAGATCAACTGATCTGCGACCACGCGCCGTGGATCCGTCGGGCGATTGTTCGCGCCACCCGATTGTGTCGCACACCGTCCCCAAAAATCGAACGCTACCTCCGTCGCATTCAGGCGGATCGCCAGCGACACTTCGAAAACCAACGCTGGAAACTGCTTCAGTCGGACCAAGACCGTGAATTGATGCTTCGGCGTGGACAAGCCGCAATCGCTTGCGACCAACTCTAACTGATGAAGATGGTTTCATTGAAACAGAGCCTTACCATGATTTGTTCGAATCACCGCCTGACGGGCGCCGTCTTCGCATTGGTTACGATGGCCTCACTGGCTGGTCCCTTGATGGCCCAGCAACAGCTTGAAGGTTTTACGGAGCCGTATCGACGCATTGCCGTTCCTGCCAGCGAGATTGGGGTGATTTCTGAGATCGCCGTGGTCGAAGGCGACGAGGTGCTTCAGTCGCAACTGCTCGCTCGTCTCAATGACACGGTCCTGGTGGCTTCCTTGGAAGTCGCTCGTGCCTCAAAAGATGCGATGGGGACTCGACGCGGTGCGGAAGCGGAAGTCCGAGTTCGCGAAAAGCAACTTGCAAGCTACAGGGAGCTTCAAGAAAACGGAAACGCTTCGAGAAGGGAACTCGATCGCAGTGAGACGGAATACCAACAGGCGATCGCCCGTTTGCAAGCGATCGACGAAGAGTTGGAAGTGCGCCGGCTCGAGTATGAACGAGTGAAGGCACAGGTCCAGCGTCGTCGGATCGAATCGCCGATCAGTGGGGTCGTCGTGGAAGTCGCTAAAGAAGCGGGCGAGTTTGTTTCACCAACCGATCCCATTGTGTTACAAGTCGTTCAGCTGGATCAGTTGAAGGCAATTTTCTCGGTCCCTCTTTCGTTGATCCGCTACGTTCGCGAGGGAGCTGAGGTCACGCTACAGACAGGACGCGAGAACCGAGACACGCAAGGGATTGTGGAGTTTGTTTCCCCTGTTGCGGATGCCGAGAGTGGTTCGGTTCGAGTGAAGATTCGAATTCCAAACTTGCAGCGATCGATCCAAAGCGGTATTGCGGTCCGCTGGTTCCTCGACGCGCCCACCGTACGCATCAGCCAACGAACGGACTAAGCAACACGATGCGAAAACCACAAGGGTTTGATGAGGAGCGTCCGTCCCGGCTTGCGGCTGCGCCTCGTCGGACCGACACCGTGGATCTGGCTGCATCGATGGATGCAAAGCTGCGCGTGCTTTCGATCGTGATCGAGCTTCAATCGCATCTCGACGGCGCGTCGACGCTCGCCGACGCAGGACAACAGACCGCATTGGCCATCCGCGAGGCGGTCTCGGCATCCAACGTTTTGATTGCTTGGCGCCGCTTCGATGCCGTGGGCGTTCCCGCTCCGCTGCAATTGATCGGCCAATCCTCACCGCCTGGGGATCAAGATGCTGCGTTGGGTTTGCAAACTGTCTTGTCGGCGCTCGAGGAGGTTGCCTTGCGCGGCGACCCGCTTTGTTGGCCCTCGACCGATCCGGCGGCAAGGCATTGCTTGTTGGCCGTCAACCAATACGCCAAATCCATTGGGCTTTCGCAACTGGTCGGCGTTTGCTTGCGCCAGGGCGACAACCAAGTCCGCGGCGTCGTGTTGGTCGTCGATCCCAATGCTACCGAGTTAGCGTTCGCACAGACGTTGTTGCAAATCGTGCAAATTCCGCTCGCAAGTAAATTGGTTGCGATCCAACGCTCGACGCCGAAACCGTGGGAACGCTGGTTCCGCGGCTTGATGCGCTGGACGGAATCGTCGCGACGCAACGTGATCGCGGTGGTGGTCGTCGCCGTCGCCTTCTTGATGTGTGTTCCCGTTTCCTATCATGTGCGTTGTGATTGCGAGCTGCAGCCGACGCACCGCCGATACATCGCCTCTCCGTTCGATGCGCCTTTGGAAAAAGCACATGTCCGCCCCGGTGACCTCGTTGACCAGGGACAGTTGTTGGCGTCCATCGATTCACGCGAACTTGACCTTCAAATCGCGAGTGTCGAGGCGAAATGGAACCAATCCGAGCAGTTACGACACCAGAAGGTTGTGGCTCACGATTTTGCAGAGAGTCGAATCGCTGAACTGGAATCCAAACGGTTGAAGTTGGAAGCGGAACTGCTGCAATATCACCACGACCATTTGCGAGTGGTCAGCCCGATTGCAGGGGTGGTCGTGAGCGGCGACCATCAGCGATCCGAAGGCGTACCCTTGAAAAAGGGCGATGTGCTTTTTGAGATTGCACCACTCGGCGAAATGATTGCCGAGGTTTCGGTGGACGAGCAGGAGTTCAAAAATGTCACGGAATCGATGAGCGTCCGTATCGTCTTGTTTGCGATGCCCAATCGAACCCTCCAAGGCGACGTGGATCGAGTCCATCCGCAAGCGGAATTGAAAGGGCACCAAAATGTTTTCGTCGCCGAAACCGAGCTGATGGATCCTGATAATCTGCTTCGTCCAGGAATGCGTGGCTACGCCTGGGTCGATAGTGGTCGTCGCGCGTTGGGATGGATTTTGTTTCATCGCGCTTATGCTTCGGCTCGTGCGGC
This window contains:
- a CDS encoding preprotein translocase subunit SecA, which translates into the protein MSSRVFPRGERAKQARCISGRLHRPDWIPSQLQRTRQLSEALRDSSDAELAEQTDRLRRSVTATSEDELIPLAAASVVEAVRRVMNLDLFDVQLHAGLIVACDAVAEMQTGEGKTLSGIFPTYYKAIRGRGVHVVMPNEYLASRDYEYLTPVFHRLATTTGLIGDDRSRSENRQAYRADVTYGPAHTFGFDFLRDQVLADRSSRRLGDRVFEMLERPSESELPVQRGLYAAIIDEVDHVLIDDAVSPLLLSAHQGDRAVDASIHLRAIDVAKAMNPIADFYVDRTTRQVHLSDAGYHSAYRHTEMAIHPRLVRPWHEYVVLALRTAHLYHRDVEYVVHQGKVKIVDSATGRIFEDRSWSDGLHQAVEAAEGLPITPERYAVARITRQRFFREYECLAGMTGTVDGCQHEFATVYGVPVMTVPLRVSSQRQRLADAVTPTSDAKWQQIAEETERLSKAGRPVLIGTSTISESHEIAEHLSQRGLSFHLLNGVQDADEASIVALAGRSGAITVATNLAGRGTDITLDSEAEQAGGLHVIVSQRNPLSRVERQLIGRCARCGDPGSARVYLSAEDQLICDHAPWIRRAIVRATRLCRTPSPKIERYLRRIQADRQRHFENQRWKLLQSDQDRELMLRRGQAAIACDQL
- a CDS encoding TolC family protein, encoding MIQEQVQHSGRITTETPTPRRTRGTRGSAARSLRRRFAIAGILCGVSVFSLSATSSTALAQDGLIESVSDSRLNAIHANTHNHFWTSLDQYRARAWQLPDDRLRDSAEVTLAVPLEPMWWEMPLAGSLGLADQTQPVDIDWLISLAISNSPHVQAVLTEPEIRRTEIVIADAEFDPLAFVESKFADTNDPVGSALTTGDNSTRYVDETLSGVGGIHSKMRAGGQFELSQRAGYQANNSTFLIPNPQGTTRLEFSFTQPLMKDRGKAFNQTRMMLARLDVQQASSEVRQSLERHLVDVADAYWSLYQARAEWLQRNQLLSSAQQLHDVLRSRQGIDSHQRQVLRANVAVASRRSDLVRAETRIRNAQSRLRMLTASPMLMHAHLQELAPQDHPFVLPLELSVRQSVITALEQRADINEAIRRVQAMSLRVGAAKNQVLPRLDLILSSYVAGLDGNRSSLQAFENQFNGGQPSYAAGFLFELPIANRASRARLTRNRLEMTRAMYEFQQATEVAFTEVEIAARETSTAYQEMLVKKQSIDVQTQEVEYLQQRWELLPDPEESSVVLIDDLLDAQQRLADEERSYVDAQVAYAMSWVQLRRAMGILLRVDELPTHEIDIPCGIWQPSEESDVVIEAAEMALP
- a CDS encoding cadherin domain-containing protein, producing the protein MSRSMAFGNLISDFWQHTLLALDETATKIGRAAQRRHGPGQWERSAALTELEPRILFSAAPIDVVAATNADDSAVMVAELQPVATQDPSAAAPESAAQATIHQASELVIVDSAISDLQKLLDDFRDSDRDLDVFVLDQQRDGIDQITEILESRTGISSLHLVSHAEDGAIKLGSTWISASNLDGYAGQIASWQTSLQSESDLLLYGCDLAATEDGRMLIESLATLSGADVAASDDDTGHAAFGGDWELEFSTGAIESQAAISETAQANWRGKLSTITVDTVSDLVNAGDGLTSLREAILSATAGDTIVLSAGAYELTRTGASEDGGNLGDLDISVDVTIQGAGADLTTIDGQYNDRVFDVHSAHLTMTNLTVTAGVISGDGGGIRVATSDAELTLQNVIVTDNGGSNGAGIYNDGTITLTDVVIEQNGGVGSTINGGGLYNANKATIERVTISDNGADSGGGIYNNYVAAGFLTMTNVTISGNTAQSSGGGLYTRDDVAIINGTVTDNEADTGGGIRTFGPGNQVDLKNTIIAQNTATSANNDADGQFIDSGNNLIGDGTGQSDMVDGVNGNQVGTLGSPIDAMLAPLANNGGFAKTHAITTTSPAYNAGTSSGAPSTDQRGVARFDSPDIGAYEAGLVTLTATADTWLDNVNQSTNHDSQATLVLGSDPSTGPNGYDHLPIMQFDLSSIPVGATIDSATLRVYLEDWDHKATFSSGVEVRAHQVLEDWTVGQATWVSRDGTNSWTTPGGQLSSEVGTGWDEADPDGFSGSGTEVVNDWREITDLESLVQTWVDTPSQNYGIALDGHLGAGLGGTPVPELRFTSAEGGANGPQLVISYSLPTNSAPTDVTPNSLSVDENTDTSGGHSFGNLSATDPDSGETFTWSKLAGGDGALFTLNAATGELTLDDGVLDFETKSTYTVSVQVADSANNSYNETITVDVSDVNEAPTVAITPVVTQLDEDADTSSYTTVATISVTDDALGTGTLSLTGVDVGMFEIVGNELRLQSGVSLDFETNPYLDVTVNIDDATIPGDPEDFESYTIDINDIFEAPSITLNPVADTYLNKDNSGFNYGTSTTLIVDKSGGDIGDSRALLRFDLSSIPVGATITGATLTMQATAGASAFDVSVYEVTESWVEGGQNGTSGFPSWNDRASGVAWNGGTYNSTAVATFNATGTGQHGWDITALVQDWYDGTTTNNGLIVGCSETGTESYTYSSREGVAPPELQLFYTVVNATPTDIALAATTPDENTDTTLGVSVGTLLATDADAGDTFTWSIVSGADQTKFSIGGSGDQLVLMDGFLDYESKSSYSVTVRVTDSAGNAFDEALTINVNDLNDNTPVIDPSQTFSVSETAGNTTVVGTVTASDDDALTTFSAWTITAGNTGGAFAIDSGSGQITVANAAAIDYENDTTFTLTLTVTDGANIAATETVLVNVQAENDNTPVIDPSQTFSVSENAGNTTVVGTVTASDDDAATTFSAWTITAGNTGGAFAIDSSSGQITVANAAAIDYENDTTFTLTLTVSDGGNTSATETVLVNVQAENDNTPVIDPSQTFSVSETAGNTTVVGTVTASDDDAGTTFSAWAITAGNTGGAFAIDSSSGQITVANAAAIDYENDTTFTLTLTVSDGANTSATETVLVNVQAENDNTPVIDPSQTFSVSETAGNTTVVGTVTASDDDAATTFSAWAITAGNTGGAFAIDSSSGQITVANAAAIDYENDTTFTLTLTVSDGTNTAATETVLVNVQAENDNTPVIDPSQTFSVSETAGNTTVVGTVTASDDDTGTTFSAWTITAGNTGGAFAIDSSSGQITVANAAAIDYENDTTFTLTLTVSDGTNTAATETVLVNVQAENDNTPVIDPSQTFLVSETAGNTTVVGTVTASDDDAATTFSAWTITAGNTGGAFAIDSGSGQITVANAAAIDYENDTSFTLTLSVSDGTNTAATETVLIEVISENHAPTLANLQTSVIAGQVLTFAASPFSQIANDIDGDTLTAMLVAAPSDGTLSLSPDGSFTYTAVNGFVGEVIFLWNAFDGESNSNIGIVTITVLPIPALPPTSTSQTQDATSESEGDSAQNDDATESKDTSEASSENTTNDSAADNDGNDRSVTARPTPTSSSTGGASASQSNQQTLAEFLGTATDDDDDKVAVLMTEGEMELSIDASRSISDQTYRQSDRADGADALLMQISNGVYVPVSTVDYALLTRPGAMWDQLDGRQQQLESMVQGDLIVIRTAGAAASGVTVGFVALAIRNGLFCVSGLIAHMPAWRAVDPLLIMQGRSQAGDDETLEELMDRRAKEVNEQITEMDSQPVNDPS